The Burkholderia mallei ATCC 23344 genome has a window encoding:
- a CDS encoding efflux RND transporter permease subunit produces MFERLIRFAIAHRWLVMLAIVAAASLGVYSYQKLPIDAVPDITNVQVQVNTSAPGYSPLEAEQRITYPVETAMAGLPNLEQTRSISRYGLSQVTVIFKDGTDIYFARQLVNERIQEAKDKLPPGIAPAMGPTSTGLGEIYLWTVEADAGARKPDGTRYTSADLRELQDWVVRPQLRNVPGVTEVNSIGGYVKEYRVAPNPTKLMSYGLTLADVVRALERNNDNVGAGYIEKRGEQYLVRVPGQARSAEDIANIVLVNAGGVPVRMKDIGAVDLGRELRTGAATANGEEVVLGTVFMLMGENSRTVAKAVAARMADVNRTLPAGVRAIAVYDRTVLVEKAVRTVKKNLLEGAVLVIAVLFLFLGNIRAAVITALVIPLSMLMTFTGMVNAKVSANLMSLGALDFGIIVDGAVVIVENCIRRLAHAQQAAGRPLTRDERFAEVFAASQEARRALIFGQLIIMVVYLPIFALTGVEGKMFHPMAITVVMALAAAMALTVTFIPAAVALFIGRRVEEKENRLMSAAKRLYAPVLDAFVARPGQVLAGATAVVALSLVLATRLGSEFIPSLNEGDLAVSAQRIPGTSLTQSVAMQQSIEKTLKARFPEIDRVFARTGTAEIAADPMPPNLSDGYIMLKPADQWPDPRKSRDALRGEIEAVLAQLPGNAYEFSQPIQLRFNELISGVRSDVAVKIFGDDMATLNATGEQIAAALQKVPGASEVKVEQTTGLPVLTVNLDRDKLARYGVTVGDVQDTVAAAVGGRKAGLLFQGDRRFDIVVRLPDELRTDVEAIKRLPIALPLAAPAGASGPLAQAPYVPLAELATVDTSPGPNQISREDGKRRVVVSANVRGRDVGSFVADARERIASDVRVPAGYWLSWGGQFEQLQSASERLKIVVPLALAMVFVLLFVMFNNAKDGLLVFTGIPFALTGDVVSLWLRGIPLSITAAVGFIALSGVAVLNSLVMISFIRNLRDEGAPLDAAVREGALTRLRPVLMTALVASLGFLPMAFATGTGAEVQRPLATVVIGGILSSTALTLLVLPVLYRVAHAAPPRATLGARAAGWLARLAPAAVLRRRRESSR; encoded by the coding sequence ATGTTTGAGCGCCTGATCCGCTTCGCGATCGCGCACCGCTGGCTCGTGATGCTCGCGATCGTCGCGGCCGCGTCGCTCGGCGTCTACAGTTACCAGAAGCTGCCGATCGACGCGGTGCCCGACATCACGAACGTGCAGGTGCAGGTCAACACGTCCGCGCCCGGCTATTCGCCGCTCGAGGCCGAGCAGCGGATCACGTATCCGGTCGAGACCGCGATGGCCGGCCTGCCGAACCTCGAGCAGACGCGCTCGATCTCGCGCTACGGGCTGTCGCAGGTCACCGTGATCTTCAAGGACGGCACCGACATCTATTTCGCGCGCCAGCTCGTCAACGAGCGGATCCAGGAAGCGAAGGACAAGCTGCCGCCCGGGATCGCGCCCGCGATGGGGCCGACCTCGACGGGCCTGGGCGAGATCTACCTGTGGACGGTCGAGGCGGATGCGGGCGCGCGCAAGCCGGACGGCACGCGCTACACGAGCGCCGATCTGCGCGAGCTGCAGGACTGGGTCGTGCGTCCGCAGTTGCGCAACGTGCCGGGCGTGACCGAGGTGAACTCGATCGGCGGCTACGTGAAGGAATACCGCGTCGCGCCGAATCCGACGAAGCTGATGTCGTACGGGCTCACGCTCGCCGACGTCGTGCGCGCGCTCGAGCGCAACAACGACAACGTCGGCGCGGGCTACATCGAAAAGCGCGGCGAGCAGTATCTCGTGCGCGTGCCGGGCCAGGCGCGCTCGGCCGAGGACATCGCGAACATCGTGCTCGTGAACGCGGGCGGCGTGCCGGTGCGGATGAAGGACATCGGCGCCGTCGATCTCGGCCGCGAGCTGCGCACGGGCGCCGCGACCGCGAACGGCGAGGAAGTCGTGCTCGGCACCGTGTTCATGCTGATGGGCGAGAACAGCCGCACGGTCGCGAAGGCGGTGGCCGCGAGGATGGCCGACGTGAACCGCACGCTGCCCGCCGGCGTGCGCGCGATTGCCGTGTACGACCGCACGGTGCTCGTCGAGAAGGCCGTGCGGACGGTGAAGAAGAACCTGCTCGAAGGCGCGGTGCTCGTGATCGCGGTTCTCTTCCTGTTCCTCGGCAACATCCGCGCGGCGGTGATCACCGCGCTCGTGATTCCGCTGTCGATGCTGATGACCTTCACCGGCATGGTCAACGCGAAGGTCAGCGCGAACCTGATGAGCCTCGGCGCGCTCGATTTCGGCATCATCGTCGACGGCGCGGTCGTGATCGTCGAGAACTGCATTCGCCGGCTCGCGCACGCGCAGCAGGCGGCGGGCCGCCCGCTCACCCGCGACGAGCGCTTCGCCGAAGTGTTCGCCGCGTCGCAGGAGGCCCGCCGCGCGCTGATCTTCGGGCAACTGATCATCATGGTCGTCTATCTGCCGATCTTCGCGTTGACGGGCGTCGAGGGGAAGATGTTCCATCCGATGGCGATCACCGTCGTGATGGCGCTCGCGGCCGCGATGGCGCTCACCGTGACGTTCATTCCGGCCGCGGTCGCGCTGTTCATCGGCCGCCGAGTGGAGGAGAAGGAGAACCGGCTGATGAGCGCGGCGAAGCGGCTCTACGCGCCCGTGCTCGATGCGTTCGTCGCGCGGCCCGGGCAGGTGCTCGCGGGCGCGACGGCCGTGGTCGCGCTCTCGCTCGTGCTGGCGACGCGGCTCGGCAGCGAATTCATCCCGAGCCTGAACGAAGGCGACCTCGCGGTGTCCGCGCAGCGCATTCCGGGCACGAGCCTCACGCAATCGGTCGCGATGCAGCAGTCGATCGAGAAGACGCTGAAGGCGCGCTTCCCGGAGATCGACCGCGTGTTCGCGCGCACCGGCACCGCGGAGATCGCCGCCGATCCGATGCCGCCGAACCTGTCGGACGGCTACATCATGCTCAAGCCCGCCGACCAGTGGCCGGACCCGCGCAAGTCGCGCGATGCGCTGCGTGGGGAAATCGAGGCGGTGCTCGCGCAGTTGCCGGGCAACGCGTACGAGTTCTCGCAGCCGATCCAGTTGCGCTTTAACGAGCTGATCTCCGGCGTGCGCAGCGACGTCGCGGTCAAGATCTTCGGCGACGACATGGCGACGCTCAACGCAACGGGCGAGCAGATCGCGGCCGCGCTGCAGAAGGTGCCGGGCGCGTCCGAGGTGAAGGTCGAGCAGACCACGGGCCTGCCCGTGCTGACCGTCAACCTCGATCGCGACAAGCTCGCGCGCTACGGCGTGACGGTGGGCGACGTGCAGGACACGGTCGCCGCGGCGGTCGGCGGGCGCAAGGCCGGCCTGCTGTTCCAGGGCGATCGCCGCTTCGACATCGTCGTGCGGCTGCCCGACGAGCTGCGCACCGACGTCGAGGCGATCAAGCGGCTGCCGATCGCGCTACCCCTGGCCGCGCCGGCGGGCGCGAGCGGCCCGCTCGCGCAGGCGCCGTACGTGCCGCTCGCCGAGCTCGCGACGGTGGACACATCGCCCGGGCCGAACCAGATCAGCCGCGAGGACGGCAAGCGCCGCGTCGTCGTCAGCGCGAACGTGCGCGGGCGCGACGTCGGCTCGTTCGTCGCCGACGCGCGCGAGCGGATCGCCTCGGACGTCCGGGTGCCCGCCGGCTACTGGCTGTCGTGGGGCGGCCAGTTCGAACAGTTGCAAAGCGCGAGCGAGCGGCTGAAGATCGTCGTGCCGCTCGCGCTCGCGATGGTGTTCGTGCTGCTGTTCGTGATGTTCAACAACGCGAAGGACGGCCTGCTCGTGTTCACCGGCATCCCGTTCGCGCTCACGGGCGACGTCGTGTCGCTGTGGCTGCGCGGCATTCCGCTGTCGATCACGGCCGCGGTCGGCTTCATCGCGCTATCGGGCGTTGCGGTGCTCAACAGCCTCGTGATGATCTCGTTCATCCGCAACCTGCGCGACGAAGGCGCGCCGCTCGACGCCGCGGTGCGCGAAGGCGCGCTCACGCGGCTGCGGCCGGTGCTGATGACGGCGCTCGTCGCGTCGCTCGGCTTCCTGCCGATGGCGTTCGCCACCGGCACGGGCGCGGAGGTCCAGCGCCCGCTCGCGACGGTCGTGATCGGCGGCATCCTGTCGTCGACCGCGCTGACGCTGCTCGTTTTGCCGGTACTCTATCGGGTGGCGCACGCCGCGCCGCCGCGCGCCACGCTCGGCGCACGCGCGGCCGGATGGCTCGCGAGGCTCGCGCCCGCGGCCGTGCTGCGCCGGCGGCGCGAATCATCGAGGTGA
- a CDS encoding efflux RND transporter periplasmic adaptor subunit → MQRKPLILAGAAAAGALAIVLALARAPSTSSAPAASGAAAAAPASGATGPHGGAMFAQGALSAEIVLSEKPDDARLVVYPFVDGKPVEQGAAVSATLTRHDGERVALQFAQAGAKYTSAQPIARPHVFDASIDVRIGARSASFPFSRADGAIALDDAQLGAARIGIARAGPAQIITSFQLPGEIKFNEDRTAHVVPRVAGIVERVAVSIGENVKPGQVLAVIASTDLADRRSELMTAERRLQAARTSYAREKTLWEERISAEQDYLQAQVQLREAEIAAANARQKLAALNASAASGALNRYELRAPFAGTIVEKHIAPGEAIAADANVFVVSDLSSVWAEMAVPAQRLNDVRVGRHATVSAAAFESKSSGPIAYVGALLGEQTRTAPARVVLPNPDGAWRPGMFVNVTVDAGAQNVPVAVESDALQDVDGAPAVFVRTPKGFVAQAIETGRRDERRVEIVKGLAPGQTYAAANSFVLKAELGKGVADEH, encoded by the coding sequence ATGCAACGCAAGCCCCTGATTCTCGCCGGCGCGGCCGCGGCCGGCGCTCTCGCCATCGTGCTGGCGCTCGCGCGCGCGCCGTCCACGTCGTCCGCGCCGGCGGCCTCCGGGGCCGCCGCGGCCGCGCCCGCATCCGGCGCGACCGGCCCGCACGGCGGTGCGATGTTCGCGCAAGGCGCGCTGTCCGCCGAAATCGTGCTGTCCGAGAAGCCGGACGACGCGCGCCTCGTCGTCTATCCGTTCGTCGACGGCAAGCCCGTCGAGCAAGGCGCGGCCGTCTCCGCGACGCTGACCCGCCACGACGGCGAACGCGTCGCGCTGCAGTTCGCGCAAGCGGGCGCGAAGTACACGTCGGCGCAGCCGATCGCGAGGCCGCACGTGTTCGACGCGTCGATCGACGTGAGGATCGGCGCGCGCAGCGCATCGTTTCCGTTCTCGCGCGCGGACGGCGCGATCGCGCTGGACGACGCTCAGCTCGGCGCGGCGAGGATCGGCATCGCGCGCGCGGGCCCCGCGCAGATCATCACGAGCTTCCAGTTGCCGGGCGAAATCAAGTTCAACGAGGATCGCACCGCGCACGTCGTGCCGCGCGTCGCGGGGATCGTCGAGCGGGTCGCCGTGTCGATCGGCGAGAACGTCAAGCCAGGGCAAGTGCTCGCGGTGATCGCGAGCACGGATCTCGCCGATCGCCGCAGCGAGCTGATGACGGCCGAGCGCCGGCTGCAGGCGGCCCGCACGTCGTACGCGCGCGAGAAGACCTTGTGGGAGGAGCGGATCTCCGCGGAGCAGGACTATCTGCAGGCGCAGGTGCAACTGCGCGAGGCGGAGATCGCCGCGGCGAACGCGCGGCAGAAACTCGCCGCGCTGAACGCGAGCGCCGCATCCGGCGCGCTCAACCGCTACGAGCTGCGCGCGCCGTTCGCGGGCACCATCGTCGAGAAGCACATCGCGCCGGGCGAGGCGATCGCGGCCGACGCGAACGTGTTCGTCGTGTCCGATCTGTCGTCGGTGTGGGCCGAAATGGCCGTGCCCGCGCAGCGCCTGAACGACGTGCGCGTCGGCCGCCACGCGACGGTCAGCGCGGCCGCGTTCGAATCGAAGTCGAGCGGGCCGATCGCGTACGTCGGCGCGCTGCTCGGCGAGCAGACCCGCACCGCGCCCGCGCGCGTCGTGCTGCCGAATCCCGACGGCGCGTGGCGGCCGGGCATGTTCGTCAACGTGACCGTCGACGCCGGCGCGCAAAACGTGCCCGTCGCTGTCGAGAGCGACGCGCTGCAGGACGTCGACGGCGCGCCCGCCGTGTTCGTTCGAACGCCGAAGGGTTTCGTCGCGCAGGCGATCGAGACGGGCCGGCGCGACGAGCGGCGCGTCGAGATCGTCAAGGGCCTCGCGCCCGGTCAGACCTACGCCGCGGCGAACAGCTTCGTGCTGAAGGCGGAGCTCGGCAAGGGCGTCGCCGACGAGCACTGA
- a CDS encoding adenosine-specific kinase — MLQLLSVAIDKPDTANFILGQTHFIKSVEDIHEALVGAVPGIRFGLAFCEASGKRLVRHSGTGAALTELACRNALAIGAGHCFLVFLGDGFYPLNVLNAIKAVPEVCRIFCATANPTEVVVAQSDQGRSILGVVDGFSPLGIETDEDVRWRKDLLRNIGYKA; from the coding sequence ATGCTGCAATTGCTGAGCGTTGCAATCGACAAGCCCGACACGGCGAACTTCATTCTCGGCCAGACGCATTTCATCAAATCGGTCGAGGACATCCACGAGGCGCTCGTCGGCGCCGTGCCCGGCATCCGCTTCGGCCTCGCGTTCTGCGAGGCGTCCGGCAAGCGCCTCGTGCGCCACTCCGGCACCGGCGCCGCGCTGACCGAGCTCGCTTGCCGCAACGCCCTCGCGATCGGCGCCGGCCACTGTTTTCTCGTCTTTCTCGGCGACGGCTTTTATCCGCTCAACGTGCTGAACGCGATCAAGGCAGTGCCCGAGGTCTGCCGGATTTTCTGCGCGACCGCCAATCCGACCGAGGTCGTCGTCGCGCAGTCCGATCAGGGGCGAAGCATTCTCGGCGTCGTCGACGGCTTCTCGCCGCTCGGCATCGAAACCGACGAGGACGTGCGCTGGCGCAAGGATCTGCTGCGCAATATCGGCTACAAGGCGTAG
- a CDS encoding bacteriophage protein — translation MSLAAQDLIELLRLAQGGAGALTLHLLREIAGNLIAFGVADCRGGC, via the coding sequence ATGAGCCTCGCTGCGCAAGATCTCATCGAACTGCTTCGTCTCGCTCAAGGTGGCGCCGGCGCGCTCACGCTGCACCTGCTGCGCGAAATCGCCGGAAATCTGATCGCATTCGGCGTCGCCGACTGTCGCGGCGGCTGCTGA
- a CDS encoding aminoacyl-tRNA deacylase, with protein MSMSVTLQECLRQKASRYEVIHHPYSHSNMEAAAAAHVPGDRLAKTVLLEDAQGYVAAVLPTTHAVRLSELWAKTGRHLVLAKEVELRELFKDCDVGALPPVCMAYGMQTFLDDSLARQPDVYFEAGDHEELVHMDRDEFLALMDKAERASFSHKIQGVVS; from the coding sequence ATGTCGATGTCCGTCACCCTGCAGGAGTGCCTGCGCCAGAAGGCTTCGCGCTACGAAGTCATCCATCATCCGTACAGCCACTCAAACATGGAAGCGGCCGCGGCCGCGCATGTTCCGGGCGATCGTCTCGCGAAGACCGTGCTGCTCGAGGACGCGCAAGGCTACGTCGCGGCCGTGCTGCCGACCACGCATGCGGTGCGGCTATCGGAGCTGTGGGCGAAGACCGGGCGCCATCTCGTGCTCGCGAAGGAAGTCGAGCTGCGCGAGCTGTTCAAGGATTGCGACGTGGGCGCGTTGCCGCCCGTGTGCATGGCTTACGGGATGCAGACGTTCCTCGACGATAGCCTTGCGCGGCAGCCCGACGTGTATTTCGAGGCCGGCGATCATGAAGAACTGGTTCACATGGACCGCGACGAATTTCTTGCGCTGATGGACAAGGCGGAACGGGCGAGCTTCTCGCACAAGATTCAGGGGGTGGTTTCCTGA
- the irlR gene encoding heavy metal response regulator transcription factor IrlR: protein MRILIVEDEPKTGMYLRKGLTEAGFIADWVEDGVTGLHQAETEEYDLIILDVMLPGHDGWTVLERLRRAHSTPVLFLTARDDVGDRVKGLELGADDYVVKPFDFVELVARVRSILRRGQARESTVLRIADLELDLTRRKATRQGDVVLLTAKEFALLWLLMRREGEILPRATIASQVWDMNFNSDTNVVDAAIRRLRSKIDDAYEPKLIHTVRGMGYVLEVRSASAPSR from the coding sequence ATGCGAATACTGATCGTGGAAGACGAGCCGAAGACCGGCATGTATCTGCGCAAGGGGCTGACCGAAGCGGGCTTCATCGCGGACTGGGTCGAGGACGGCGTGACGGGCCTGCATCAGGCCGAGACCGAGGAGTACGACCTGATCATCCTCGACGTGATGCTGCCCGGCCACGACGGCTGGACGGTGCTCGAGCGGCTGCGCCGCGCGCACTCGACGCCCGTGCTGTTCCTGACCGCGCGCGACGACGTCGGCGACCGCGTGAAGGGGCTCGAGCTCGGCGCGGACGATTACGTCGTCAAGCCGTTCGATTTCGTCGAGCTGGTCGCGCGCGTGCGCTCGATCCTGCGCCGCGGGCAGGCGCGCGAATCGACGGTCCTGCGGATCGCCGATCTGGAGCTCGACCTGACGCGGCGCAAGGCCACGCGCCAGGGCGACGTCGTGCTGCTGACCGCGAAGGAATTCGCGCTGCTGTGGCTGCTGATGCGCCGCGAGGGCGAGATCCTGCCGCGCGCGACGATCGCCTCGCAGGTGTGGGACATGAATTTCAACAGCGACACGAACGTCGTCGACGCGGCGATCCGCCGGCTGCGCTCGAAGATCGACGACGCGTACGAGCCGAAGCTGATCCACACGGTGCGCGGGATGGGCTACGTGCTCGAAGTCAGAAGCGCGAGCGCGCCGAGCCGATGA
- a CDS encoding TolC family protein, translating into MPKRIFAALVSAAIAASAVQAQAQPAPAPSAPDGPAAAPPDARAASVSVTPAVSPAPISTSTVSVAPPALSLDDALALAAANNPLLKSARSSADASVGALVQAGARPNPTVSFLQEGFGRQERTTTAVVSQPIELGGKRRSRVDAASYGRESALASLDGRAAALRADVTGAFYGVLAAQRQLQVADESAAIAARSADMADKRARAGKVSPVEATKARVAQTAAQIELSNAQTRVAAALARLANATGSADVRGRAASGDLDALPAAEPLPQLLGRLDDAPLARAAKADMLRTNAQIAIERAKRVPDITVSAGVKHVVTGGAPDNQAVVGISIPLPLFDTNRGALLEAVHNAAKASADFDAERARLRLDLTQAYANYERATGEARRLKADVLPAARQSLDAMSRGYQLGKFGFLDVLDAQRTLFDAQSRYVQALADAHQSYADIERVVGAPARDASRPLAQLR; encoded by the coding sequence ATGCCCAAGCGTATCTTCGCCGCACTCGTGTCGGCCGCGATCGCGGCGTCGGCGGTGCAGGCGCAAGCGCAGCCCGCGCCGGCCCCGTCCGCGCCCGACGGCCCGGCCGCCGCACCGCCGGACGCCCGCGCGGCCTCCGTCTCCGTCACGCCCGCCGTCTCTCCCGCACCGATTTCGACTTCGACTGTGTCCGTCGCGCCGCCCGCGCTGTCGCTCGACGACGCACTGGCCCTAGCCGCAGCGAACAACCCGCTGCTGAAAAGCGCGCGATCGAGCGCCGACGCATCCGTCGGCGCGCTCGTCCAGGCGGGCGCGCGTCCGAATCCGACCGTGTCGTTCCTGCAGGAAGGGTTCGGGCGGCAGGAGCGCACGACGACCGCCGTCGTCAGCCAGCCGATCGAGCTCGGCGGCAAGCGGCGCTCGCGCGTCGACGCCGCATCGTACGGCCGCGAATCCGCGCTCGCGTCGCTCGACGGCCGCGCGGCCGCGCTGCGCGCCGACGTGACGGGCGCGTTCTACGGCGTGCTCGCCGCGCAGCGCCAGTTGCAGGTCGCCGACGAATCGGCCGCGATCGCCGCGCGCTCGGCCGACATGGCCGACAAGCGCGCCCGCGCGGGCAAGGTGTCGCCCGTCGAGGCGACGAAGGCGCGCGTCGCGCAGACGGCCGCGCAGATCGAGCTGTCGAACGCGCAAACGCGGGTGGCGGCGGCGCTCGCGCGGCTCGCGAACGCGACAGGCAGCGCCGACGTGCGCGGGCGCGCCGCGTCGGGCGACCTCGACGCGTTGCCCGCCGCCGAGCCGCTGCCGCAACTGCTCGGCCGGCTCGACGACGCGCCGCTCGCGCGCGCGGCGAAAGCCGACATGCTGCGCACGAACGCGCAGATCGCGATCGAGCGCGCGAAGCGCGTGCCGGACATCACGGTGAGCGCGGGCGTCAAGCATGTCGTCACGGGCGGCGCGCCGGACAACCAGGCGGTCGTCGGCATCTCGATTCCGCTGCCGCTCTTCGACACGAACAGGGGCGCGCTGCTCGAAGCCGTCCACAACGCGGCGAAGGCAAGCGCCGATTTCGACGCCGAGCGCGCGCGGCTGCGGCTCGATCTCACCCAGGCCTATGCGAACTACGAGCGCGCGACGGGCGAGGCGCGGCGGCTGAAGGCCGACGTGCTGCCCGCCGCGCGGCAGTCGCTCGACGCGATGTCGCGCGGCTACCAGCTCGGCAAGTTCGGCTTTCTCGACGTGCTCGACGCGCAGCGCACGCTGTTCGATGCGCAATCGCGCTACGTGCAGGCGCTCGCCGACGCGCATCAGTCGTATGCGGACATCGAGCGCGTCGTCGGCGCGCCGGCGCGCGACGCTTCCCGCCCCCTCGCCCAACTTCGCTGA